The Lacerta agilis isolate rLacAgi1 chromosome 5, rLacAgi1.pri, whole genome shotgun sequence genome has a segment encoding these proteins:
- the AKAP3 gene encoding A-kinase anchor protein 3 isoform X1, translated as MMTESIDWLQSQSGLCKVDRYTASDEEDQNWATDSAKLFQQTASDPLKVLSWLRKDLENCAIGVQNVLNASNNAGGAKSRDPSTTRQNMPQRNVRSPGGFSVCDEEFSVNVSSNRASPTFHLSMKASCQKESKDEESDGSTSPNTNPDPDDVSFYCNRLSNLAIAMARKEMNDRSDGNNTCIHKSLYGPAGDHGHRSIGVGTEEIKQNVPPKMCEGEYEETPASKKKTAFYYKEENAEIPNKSDPYRDGIKGCNRKKRFGSDEYSNSLSKGILVYANNVVSDMMVSVMKTMKVKVNDSNIACAVLKKVLLKHSKEVVSDFIDSCMKNLHDVTGTLMTDSDFVSAVKRSLFTQGSQKASEIVQAMLNRLHNALIVQKHVSDRGKSQSMAFASVKTGSGHDGKSQNMRFSATKTESCREKEMTCAETVGNHIIKEGLTMWHQKQHDDCSNPQSSKAGWNPENQDLANLSTDSWARDLIVTALLLIQYHLVQQENALKEAECGRSSKAGGTGFGFLSQDKGGNACTLPLSKQFDSLKQSDDEQSETNAENDMSSVVVMLMQKLINETVNKLGGNAGPLMADEACKSAYKCPEGPGPSGSSEIDHSYEEAISGLTKMILDQFDVNRKEGGSGPFIDNLVDTVTKLCLMIAKYSNPESGLGDMGDGEDACGPLYAKGADSAESRIGSGEDTLSGRKVVVTNQNAPENIQNKQLQAILQWVAASQLNVPVLYFMDDDEETLNKLQQLSTVAVDRGYSVGEVMQAVLKYEKERQLGEALGNFVRLPVLDWLLQNL; from the exons atg ATGACCGAGAGTATCGACTGGTTGCAGAGCCAGAGTGGATTGTGTAAAGTTGATCGTTATACCGCAAGTGATGAGGAGGACCAGAACTGGGCA ACCGACTCCGCCAAGCTTTTTCAGCAAACTGCCTCTGATCCGCTCAAAGTCTTAAGTTGGCTCCGAAAAGATCTGGAAAACTGTGCCATCGGAGTGCAGAATGTGTTGAATGCCAGTAACAACGCAGGGGGTGCAAAATCGAGGGATCCGTCCACAACGAGGCAAAACATGCCGCAACGCAACGTACGTTCCCCGGGCGGTTTCAGTGTCTGCGATGAGGAATTCAGTGTGAATGTCAGCTCCAACAGGGCTTCACCCACCTTTCACTTGTCCATGAAGGCTTCTTGTCAGAAGGAATCCAAGGATGAAGAAAGCGATGGCTCTACTTCACCCAACACAAACCCTGATCCAGATGACGTATCTTTTTATTGCAATAGGCTTTCCAACCTTGCCATAGCTATGGCCCGGAAAGAGATGAATGACCGGTCAGATGGCAACAACACATGCATACATAAGTCGCTTTATGGCCCTGCTGGGGACCACGGCCACAGGTCTATTGGGGTGGGTACAGAGGAGATCAAGCAAAATGTACCACCCAAGATGTGTGAAGGCGAATATGAAGAAACTCCAGCTTCTAAGAAGAAAACCGCATTTTATTACaaagaagaaaatgcagaaaTACCTAATAAGAGTGACCCTTACAGGGACGGGATCAAAGGCTGCAACCGCAAGAAGCGATTTGGTTCAGACGAGTACAGCAATTCACTGAGCAAAGGGATATTGGTTTATGCCAACAACGTGGTTTCAGATATGATGGTCTCGGTTATGAAGACCATGAAGGTGAAGGTGAACGACTCCAACATCGCTTGTGCAGTGTTGAAGAAGGTTCTGCTGAAGCACTCCAAAGAGGTTGTGTCTGATTTCATAGACTCCTGCATGAAGAACTTACACGATGTCACCGGAACGCTCATGACCGACTCTGACTTTGTTTCAGCCGTGAAGCGAAGCCTCTTCACTCAGGGAAGTCAGAAGGCCTCCGAAATTGTCCAGGCCATGCTGAATCGCTTACACAATGCTTTGATTGTACAGAAGCACGTGAGCGATAGGGGGAAGTCTCAGAGCATGGCCTTTGCAAGTGTCAAGACAGGGTCCGGACATGATGGAAAGTCTCAAAACATGAGGTTTTCTGCCACAAAAACAGAATCTTgtagagagaaagaaatgacctgtGCAGAAACCGTGGGCAACCACATAATCAAGGAGGGCCTCACCATGTGGCACCAGAAACAACATGACGactgttcaaatccccagtcatcAAAAGCTGGGTGGAATCCAGAAAATCAAGATCTTGCTAACCTCTCAACAGATTCTTGGGCAAGAGACCTGATTGTGACAGCATTACTGCTGATAcagtatcatctagtccagcaggaGAATGCATTGAAGGAGGCCGAATGTGGCAGGagcagcaaggcaggtggaaCCGGGTTCGGGTTCTTGTCTCAAGATAAAGGGGGCAATGCCTGTACACTACCTTTATCAAAACAGTTTGACTCGTTGAAGCAAAGTGACGACGAGCAGTCCGAGACAAATGCCGAAAATGATATGTCAAGTGTCGTAGTCATGCTCATGCAAAAGCTCATCAATGAGACGGTCAACAAATTAGGAGGAAACGCTGGACCTTTGATGGCAGACGAGGCCTGCAAGAGCGCTTACAAATGCCCCGAGGGACCTGGGCCTTCCGGCTCTTCCGAAATAGACCACTCCTATGAGGAGGCCATTTCTGGACTGACCAAAATGATTCTGGATCAGTTTGACGtcaacaggaaggaaggaggcagcggcCCGTTCATCGACAACCTGGTAGATACAGTGACCAAATTGTGTCTCATGATAGCCAAATACAGCAACCCTGAGTCAGGTCTGGGGGATATGGGAGACGGGGAAGATGCTTGCGGGCCTCTGTATGCAAAGGGCGCCGATTCTGCAGAAAGCCGAATAGGGTCAGGGGAAGACACACTGTCTGGCCGCAAAGTGGTTGTAACCAACCAGAATGCTCCGGAGAACATTCAAAACAAACAGCTTCAAGCCATCCTTCAGTGGGTAGCAGCCTCTCAGTTGAACGTCCCTGTGTTGTACTTcatggatgatgatgaagagACCCTGAATaag CTTCAGCAACTCTCCACAGTGGCCGTGGACAGGGGCTACAGCGTAGGAGAAGTGATGCAGGCAGTTCTGAAGTATGAGAAGGAAAGGCAGCTGGGGGAGGCCTTGGGCAACTTTGTGCGGCTGCCGGTTCTGGACTGGCTGCTTCAAAACCTGTGA
- the AKAP3 gene encoding A-kinase anchor protein 3 isoform X2 yields the protein MTESIDWLQSQSGLCKVDRYTASDEEDQNWATDSAKLFQQTASDPLKVLSWLRKDLENCAIGVQNVLNASNNAGGAKSRDPSTTRQNMPQRNVRSPGGFSVCDEEFSVNVSSNRASPTFHLSMKASCQKESKDEESDGSTSPNTNPDPDDVSFYCNRLSNLAIAMARKEMNDRSDGNNTCIHKSLYGPAGDHGHRSIGVGTEEIKQNVPPKMCEGEYEETPASKKKTAFYYKEENAEIPNKSDPYRDGIKGCNRKKRFGSDEYSNSLSKGILVYANNVVSDMMVSVMKTMKVKVNDSNIACAVLKKVLLKHSKEVVSDFIDSCMKNLHDVTGTLMTDSDFVSAVKRSLFTQGSQKASEIVQAMLNRLHNALIVQKHVSDRGKSQSMAFASVKTGSGHDGKSQNMRFSATKTESCREKEMTCAETVGNHIIKEGLTMWHQKQHDDCSNPQSSKAGWNPENQDLANLSTDSWARDLIVTALLLIQYHLVQQENALKEAECGRSSKAGGTGFGFLSQDKGGNACTLPLSKQFDSLKQSDDEQSETNAENDMSSVVVMLMQKLINETVNKLGGNAGPLMADEACKSAYKCPEGPGPSGSSEIDHSYEEAISGLTKMILDQFDVNRKEGGSGPFIDNLVDTVTKLCLMIAKYSNPESGLGDMGDGEDACGPLYAKGADSAESRIGSGEDTLSGRKVVVTNQNAPENIQNKQLQAILQWVAASQLNVPVLYFMDDDEETLNKLQQLSTVAVDRGYSVGEVMQAVLKYEKERQLGEALGNFVRLPVLDWLLQNL from the exons ATGACCGAGAGTATCGACTGGTTGCAGAGCCAGAGTGGATTGTGTAAAGTTGATCGTTATACCGCAAGTGATGAGGAGGACCAGAACTGGGCA ACCGACTCCGCCAAGCTTTTTCAGCAAACTGCCTCTGATCCGCTCAAAGTCTTAAGTTGGCTCCGAAAAGATCTGGAAAACTGTGCCATCGGAGTGCAGAATGTGTTGAATGCCAGTAACAACGCAGGGGGTGCAAAATCGAGGGATCCGTCCACAACGAGGCAAAACATGCCGCAACGCAACGTACGTTCCCCGGGCGGTTTCAGTGTCTGCGATGAGGAATTCAGTGTGAATGTCAGCTCCAACAGGGCTTCACCCACCTTTCACTTGTCCATGAAGGCTTCTTGTCAGAAGGAATCCAAGGATGAAGAAAGCGATGGCTCTACTTCACCCAACACAAACCCTGATCCAGATGACGTATCTTTTTATTGCAATAGGCTTTCCAACCTTGCCATAGCTATGGCCCGGAAAGAGATGAATGACCGGTCAGATGGCAACAACACATGCATACATAAGTCGCTTTATGGCCCTGCTGGGGACCACGGCCACAGGTCTATTGGGGTGGGTACAGAGGAGATCAAGCAAAATGTACCACCCAAGATGTGTGAAGGCGAATATGAAGAAACTCCAGCTTCTAAGAAGAAAACCGCATTTTATTACaaagaagaaaatgcagaaaTACCTAATAAGAGTGACCCTTACAGGGACGGGATCAAAGGCTGCAACCGCAAGAAGCGATTTGGTTCAGACGAGTACAGCAATTCACTGAGCAAAGGGATATTGGTTTATGCCAACAACGTGGTTTCAGATATGATGGTCTCGGTTATGAAGACCATGAAGGTGAAGGTGAACGACTCCAACATCGCTTGTGCAGTGTTGAAGAAGGTTCTGCTGAAGCACTCCAAAGAGGTTGTGTCTGATTTCATAGACTCCTGCATGAAGAACTTACACGATGTCACCGGAACGCTCATGACCGACTCTGACTTTGTTTCAGCCGTGAAGCGAAGCCTCTTCACTCAGGGAAGTCAGAAGGCCTCCGAAATTGTCCAGGCCATGCTGAATCGCTTACACAATGCTTTGATTGTACAGAAGCACGTGAGCGATAGGGGGAAGTCTCAGAGCATGGCCTTTGCAAGTGTCAAGACAGGGTCCGGACATGATGGAAAGTCTCAAAACATGAGGTTTTCTGCCACAAAAACAGAATCTTgtagagagaaagaaatgacctgtGCAGAAACCGTGGGCAACCACATAATCAAGGAGGGCCTCACCATGTGGCACCAGAAACAACATGACGactgttcaaatccccagtcatcAAAAGCTGGGTGGAATCCAGAAAATCAAGATCTTGCTAACCTCTCAACAGATTCTTGGGCAAGAGACCTGATTGTGACAGCATTACTGCTGATAcagtatcatctagtccagcaggaGAATGCATTGAAGGAGGCCGAATGTGGCAGGagcagcaaggcaggtggaaCCGGGTTCGGGTTCTTGTCTCAAGATAAAGGGGGCAATGCCTGTACACTACCTTTATCAAAACAGTTTGACTCGTTGAAGCAAAGTGACGACGAGCAGTCCGAGACAAATGCCGAAAATGATATGTCAAGTGTCGTAGTCATGCTCATGCAAAAGCTCATCAATGAGACGGTCAACAAATTAGGAGGAAACGCTGGACCTTTGATGGCAGACGAGGCCTGCAAGAGCGCTTACAAATGCCCCGAGGGACCTGGGCCTTCCGGCTCTTCCGAAATAGACCACTCCTATGAGGAGGCCATTTCTGGACTGACCAAAATGATTCTGGATCAGTTTGACGtcaacaggaaggaaggaggcagcggcCCGTTCATCGACAACCTGGTAGATACAGTGACCAAATTGTGTCTCATGATAGCCAAATACAGCAACCCTGAGTCAGGTCTGGGGGATATGGGAGACGGGGAAGATGCTTGCGGGCCTCTGTATGCAAAGGGCGCCGATTCTGCAGAAAGCCGAATAGGGTCAGGGGAAGACACACTGTCTGGCCGCAAAGTGGTTGTAACCAACCAGAATGCTCCGGAGAACATTCAAAACAAACAGCTTCAAGCCATCCTTCAGTGGGTAGCAGCCTCTCAGTTGAACGTCCCTGTGTTGTACTTcatggatgatgatgaagagACCCTGAATaag CTTCAGCAACTCTCCACAGTGGCCGTGGACAGGGGCTACAGCGTAGGAGAAGTGATGCAGGCAGTTCTGAAGTATGAGAAGGAAAGGCAGCTGGGGGAGGCCTTGGGCAACTTTGTGCGGCTGCCGGTTCTGGACTGGCTGCTTCAAAACCTGTGA